The Lates calcarifer isolate ASB-BC8 linkage group LG14, TLL_Latcal_v3, whole genome shotgun sequence genome has a segment encoding these proteins:
- the fcer1g gene encoding high affinity immunoglobulin epsilon receptor subunit gamma — translation MAVWGRSPLLVAIPLWMCFGRAAALKEPEICYVLDGILFLYGIILTALYCRIKIQNAREAEGKGKPKQNVEEGIYTGLTPHAQDTYETIGMKK, via the exons ATGGCTGTTTGGGGCAGGAGCCCGTTACTTGTGGCTATTCCCCTGTGGATGTGTTTTGGGAGAGCTG CTGCTCTTAAAGAACCTGAGATCTGTTATGTGCTGGATGGTATCCTGTTTTTGTACGGCATTATCCTGACAGCTCTCTACTGCAGAATCAAG ATCCAAAATGCAAGGGAGGCAGAAGGGAAAGGAAAGCCAAAGCAG AATGTTGAAGAGGGCATCTATACG GGTTTGACCCCTCACGCCCAGGACACATATGAAACCATCGGCATGAAGAAGTGA
- the ndufs2 gene encoding LOW QUALITY PROTEIN: NADH dehydrogenase [ubiquinone] iron-sulfur protein 2, mitochondrial (The sequence of the model RefSeq protein was modified relative to this genomic sequence to represent the inferred CDS: deleted 1 base in 1 codon), producing the protein MAATMLRSLTKLGRPSTKLILNNSLLSPGCTVLQNRQKQWQPDVEWTEQFAGAVMYPTAFNEKWSPPPWNDKDPPAEKDVSNLTINFGPQHPAAHGVLRLVMELSGESVKKCDPHIGLLHRGTEKLIEYKTYLQALPYFDRLDYVSMMCNEEAYSLAVEKLLNIQAPLRAQWIRVLYGELTRILNHIMAITTHALDIGAMTPFFWMFEEREKMFEFYERVSGARMHAAYIRPGGVHQDLPLGLMDDIYEWCKNFSIRIDEVEEMLTNNRIWKNRTVNIGVVSAEDALNYGFSGVMLRGSGIKWDLRKSQPYDKYDEVEFDVPIGSNGDCYDRYLCRVEEMRQSLRIMHQALNKMPEGEIKVDDAKVAPPKRSEMKMSMESLIHHFKLYTEGYQVPPGATYTAVEAPKGEFGVYLVSDGSSRPYRCKIKAPGFAHLAGLDKMAQGHMLADVVAIIGTQDIVFGEVDR; encoded by the exons ATGGCGGCCACAATGTTGAGGTCGCTTACCAAACTAGGACGTCCTTCAACAAAATTAATATTAAACAATAGTTTGCTGAGTCCTGGCTGTACTGTTCTGCAAAACAG GCAGAAACAATGGCAGCCAGATGTGGAGTGGACAGAGCAGTTTGCTGGGGCTGTGATGTACCCCACTGCCTTTAATGAGAAATGGAGCCCACCCCCATGGAATG acAAGGATCCTCCTGCTGAGAAGGATGTGTCCAACCTGACCATCAACTTTGGGCCCCAGCATCCTGCAGCTCACGGTGTGCTGCGTCTAGTGATGGAGCTCAGTGGAGAGTCCGTCAAGAAATGTGACCCGCACATTGGCCTGCTTCACCGCGGCACAGAGAAGCTCATCGAGTACAAGACCTACCTGCAG GCTCTGCCCTACTTTGACCGTCTGGACTATGTTTCCATGATGTGTAATGAGGAGGCCTACTCTCTGGCTGTGGAGAAGCTGCTCAACATCCAGGCTCCACTCCGTGCACAGTGGATCAGAG TGCTGTACGGAGAGTTGACTCGCATCCTGAACCACATCATGGCCATCACCACACACGCCCTCGACATCGGGGCCATGACCCCGTTCTTCTGGATGTtcgaggagagagagaag ATGTTCGAGTTTTATGAGCGGGTTTCTGGAGCCAGAATGCAT GCCGCCTACATCAGACCTGGTGGTGTTCATCAG GATTTGCCACTGGGCCTGATGGACGACATCTACGAGTGGTGCAAGAATTTCTCCATTAGAATCGATGAAGTAGAAGAG ATGCTGACCAACAATCGTATCTGGAAGAATCGTACTGTCAACATCGGGGTGGTTTCTGCTGAGGACGCCCTCAACTATGGCTTCAG TGGAGTAATGCTGCGAGGGTCCGGCATCAAATGGGACCTGAGGAAGTCACAGCCATACGACAAGTATGACGAGGTGGAGTTTGACGTCCCTATTGGAAGCAATGGAGACTGCTATGACAG gtATCTGTGCAGAGTAGAGGAGATGAGGCAGTCCCTGAGGATCATGCACCAGGCGCTCAACAAGATGCCAGAAGGAGAGATTAAGGTGGATGACGCCAAGGTGGCCCCACCAAAGAGATCTGAGATGAAG ATGTCCATGGAGTCTCTGATCCACCACTTTAAACTGTACACAGAGGGCTACCAGGTCCCCCCAGGGGCCACATACACAGCTGTGGAGGCACCAAAG GGAGAGTTTGGTGTTTATTTGGTATCGGACGGCTCCAGCAGACCCTATCGCTGCAAGATCAAAGCTCCTGGATTCGCTCACTTG gCTGGTCTGGATAAAATGGCCCAAGGACACATGCTAGCTGATGTAGTGGCCATTATTG gTACACAGGACATAGTGTTTGGCGAGGTTGACCGTTAG
- the kirrel1a gene encoding kin of IRRE-like protein 1a isoform X2 has product MQRLLLLSLVLSFQTVWTARFSQEPADQSVVRGQRVILSCVVFNYSGIVQWTKDGLALGIGEDLRAWPRYRVLRVQELGQYNLEILSADLSDDSLYECQAPDAALRSRRAKLTVLIPPDDPVIDGGPEVLLNAGESYNLSCVSRGAKPPSMIEWLKDGLPVDGAASTTEVLPDRKRVTTRSYLPIQPVDTDTGRNYSCVATNLAIPTGKSTTVTLNVHHPPTVTLSIEPRSVLEGERVTFTCQAHANPPIMGYRWAKGGVVLQGARESVFTTKADHSFFTEPVSCLVFNAVGKTNVSILVDVHFGPILLVEPQPKTVDVDSDVTLNCKWAGNPPLTLTWFKKGSNMVLSNSNQLYLKSVSQADAGQYVCKAIVPRIGVGETEVTLTVNGPPIISSDSVQYAVRGERGEVKCYIASTPPPDKIVWAWKENVWEKEKGTLLERYTVEQSKLSAEGGGVLSTLTINNVMESDFLSTYNCTAWNSFGPGTMIITLEETEEVPVGIIAGGTVGSTILLFIFLLVLVLIFYRQRKGSRRGVTLGKPDIKVETINKETHSLEEDSGSVSTASRMVKAMYSPFKDDIELKSDLRSDTLDTRQEYDLKDPTNGYYNVRASTHDEGRPASRSTMHYSDYRSPAGTPGGAASISSSAGGSGATASGGAPGPPGPLTSPGRPQACYDPRPPSRLSHISYAQFNTFTRGGQSQQPPANPAPTASDFPGDCSLLDSTSQLAYDNYGYPSHYQTYRMGFAPSSLAPLEAGPSYEMYGVGSGVGSGVGSGVGGPGVGVGPGGPAPSGSETGLGKYGSSTRFSYTSQHSDYSHSRHTQRMQTHV; this is encoded by the exons TGTGGACAGCGAGGTTCTCTCAGGAGCCAGCAGACCAGTCGGTGGTGCGGGGCCAGAGGGTGATCCTGTCCTGTGTTGTCTTCAACTACTCGGGCATTGTTCAGTGGACCAAAGATGGCCTGGCTCTGGGCATTGGAGAAGACCTGCGGG CCTGGCCCAGGTACCGTGTGCTGCGTGTGCAGGAACTGGGGCAATACAACCTGGAGATCTTGTCAGCCGATCTGTCTGATGACTCCCTGTACGAGTGTCAGGCCCCCGATGCCGCGCTGAGGTCCAGGAGGGCCAAACTCACCGTCctca tCCCCCCAGACGACCCGGTGATTGATGGGGGTCCGGAGGTGTTGCTGAATGCGGGGGAGTCCTACAACCTCAGCTGTGTGTCTCGAGGGGCTAAACCGCCTTCTATGATCGAGTGGCTTAAAGATGGTCTGCCTGTGGACGGGGCTGCCAGTACCACT GAGGTGCTTCCAGACAGGAAGCGAGTGACCACACGTAGCTACCTGCCCATCCAGCCGGTCGATACTGACACTGGGAGGAACTACAGCTGTGTGGCCACCAACCTGGCTATCCCCACCGGCAAAAGCACAACCGTCACCCTCAACGTCCACC ATCCACCGACAGTGACCTTGTCCATTGAGCCTCGCTCTGTCCTGGAGGGGGAAAGAGTCACCTTCACCTGCCAGGCTCACGCCAACCCTCCTATTATGGGCTACAG GTGGGCTAAGGGTGGTGTGGTGCTGCAGGGTGCCAGGGAGAGCGTGTTCACCACAAAGGCCGACCACTCCTTCTTCACCGAGCCCGTCTCCTGTCTGGTTTTCAACGCCGTGGGAAAGACCAACGTCAGCATCCTGGTGGACGTTCACT TCGGTCCAATCCTGTTGGTGGAGCCGCAGCCAAAAACAGTTGATGTCGACTCTGATGTCACCCTCAACTGCAAATGGGCTGGAAACCCTCCGCTCACGCTCACCTGGTTCAAAAAGGGTTCAAACATG GTTCTGAGTAACAGCAACCAGCTGTATCTGAAGTCGGTGAGCCAGGCGGATGCCGGCCAGTATGTATGTAAGGCCATCGTCCCACGGATTGGAGTAGGAGAGACTGAGGTCACGCTCACAGTCAACG GTCCTCCCATCATCTCCAGTGATTCAGTCCAGTATGCAgtaagaggggagagaggagaggtgaagtGCTACATAGCCAGTACACCTCCTCCAGATAAGATT gtgtGGGCGTGGAAGGAGAACGTgtgggagaaggagaaggggacGCTCCTGGAGAGGTACACGGTGGAGCAGAGCAAACTGTCGGCCGAAGGCGGCGGAGTCCTCTCTACCCTCACCATCAACAACGTGATGGAGTCCGACTTCCTGTCCACCTACAACTGCACGGCTTGGAACTCATTCGGCCCCGGCACCATGATCATCACACTGGAGGAGACTG aGGAGGTCCCAGTGGGAATAATAGCTGGTGGGACAGTGGGCTCCACAATCCTCTTGTTCATCTTTCTGCTGGTCCTTGTTCTTATCTTCTACCGGCAGCGCAAAGGCA GTCGGCGCGGGGTCACGCTGGGTAAGCCCGACATCAAGGTGGAGACGATAAACAAGGAGACCCACAGCTTGGAGGAGGACTCCGGCAGCGTGTCCACGGCTTCGCGCATGGTCAAGGCCATGTACTCG CCCTTTAAAGATGACATAGAGCTCAAGTCCGACCTCCGCAGTGACACCCTGGACACCCGCCAGGAGTATGACCTAAAG gacCCCACCAATGGCTACTACAACGTGCGAGCCTCCACCCACGATGAAGGCCGCCCTGCGTCCCGCTCCACCATGCACTACTCCGACTACCGCTCCCCTGCGGGAACACCAGGGGGAGCTGCATCTATTAGCAGCAGTGCCGGCGGGTCGGGAGCCACGGCCAGCGGAGGAGCTCCCGGTCCCCCCGGACCCCTCACCTCCCCTGGCCGACCCCAGGCCTGCTACGACCCCCGGCCCCCATCCAGACTGTCCCACATCAGCTACGCCCAGTTCAACACCTTCACCCGTGGGGGCCAGAGCCAGCAGCCCCCGGCCAACCCCGCGCCCACAGCCAGCGACTTCCCAGGCGACTGCAGCCTCCTGGACTCTACTTCTCAGCTGGCCTACGACAACTACGGATACCCCTCACATTACCAGACCTACCGCATGGGTTTCGCCCCGTCCAGCTTGGCCCCGCTGGAGGCTGGCCCATCCTATGAGATGTACGGGGTGGGATCTGGGGTGGGATCTGGGGTGGGATCTGGGGTGGGGGGCCCCGGTGTCGGGGTCGGTCCCGGGGGCCCGGCTCCCTCGGGATCAGAGACTGGACTAGGGAAGTACGGCAGCTCCACTCGCTTCTCCTACACCTCGCAACACTCTGACTACTCCCACAGccgacacacacagaggatgcaGACTCACGTGTGA
- the kirrel1a gene encoding kin of IRRE-like protein 1a isoform X1: protein MQRLLLLSLVLSFQTVWTARFSQEPADQSVVRGQRVILSCVVFNYSGIVQWTKDGLALGIGEDLRAWPRYRVLRVQELGQYNLEILSADLSDDSLYECQAPDAALRSRRAKLTVLIPPDDPVIDGGPEVLLNAGESYNLSCVSRGAKPPSMIEWLKDGLPVDGAASTTEVLPDRKRVTTRSYLPIQPVDTDTGRNYSCVATNLAIPTGKSTTVTLNVHHPPTVTLSIEPRSVLEGERVTFTCQAHANPPIMGYRWAKGGVVLQGARESVFTTKADHSFFTEPVSCLVFNAVGKTNVSILVDVHFGPILLVEPQPKTVDVDSDVTLNCKWAGNPPLTLTWFKKGSNMVLSNSNQLYLKSVSQADAGQYVCKAIVPRIGVGETEVTLTVNGPPIISSDSVQYAVRGERGEVKCYIASTPPPDKIVWAWKENVWEKEKGTLLERYTVEQSKLSAEGGGVLSTLTINNVMESDFLSTYNCTAWNSFGPGTMIITLEETEEVPVGIIAGGTVGSTILLFIFLLVLVLIFYRQRKGSRRGVTLGKPDIKVETINKETHSLEEDSGSVSTASRMVKAMYSFLPSVSFSPSNQPFKDDIELKSDLRSDTLDTRQEYDLKDPTNGYYNVRASTHDEGRPASRSTMHYSDYRSPAGTPGGAASISSSAGGSGATASGGAPGPPGPLTSPGRPQACYDPRPPSRLSHISYAQFNTFTRGGQSQQPPANPAPTASDFPGDCSLLDSTSQLAYDNYGYPSHYQTYRMGFAPSSLAPLEAGPSYEMYGVGSGVGSGVGSGVGGPGVGVGPGGPAPSGSETGLGKYGSSTRFSYTSQHSDYSHSRHTQRMQTHV, encoded by the exons TGTGGACAGCGAGGTTCTCTCAGGAGCCAGCAGACCAGTCGGTGGTGCGGGGCCAGAGGGTGATCCTGTCCTGTGTTGTCTTCAACTACTCGGGCATTGTTCAGTGGACCAAAGATGGCCTGGCTCTGGGCATTGGAGAAGACCTGCGGG CCTGGCCCAGGTACCGTGTGCTGCGTGTGCAGGAACTGGGGCAATACAACCTGGAGATCTTGTCAGCCGATCTGTCTGATGACTCCCTGTACGAGTGTCAGGCCCCCGATGCCGCGCTGAGGTCCAGGAGGGCCAAACTCACCGTCctca tCCCCCCAGACGACCCGGTGATTGATGGGGGTCCGGAGGTGTTGCTGAATGCGGGGGAGTCCTACAACCTCAGCTGTGTGTCTCGAGGGGCTAAACCGCCTTCTATGATCGAGTGGCTTAAAGATGGTCTGCCTGTGGACGGGGCTGCCAGTACCACT GAGGTGCTTCCAGACAGGAAGCGAGTGACCACACGTAGCTACCTGCCCATCCAGCCGGTCGATACTGACACTGGGAGGAACTACAGCTGTGTGGCCACCAACCTGGCTATCCCCACCGGCAAAAGCACAACCGTCACCCTCAACGTCCACC ATCCACCGACAGTGACCTTGTCCATTGAGCCTCGCTCTGTCCTGGAGGGGGAAAGAGTCACCTTCACCTGCCAGGCTCACGCCAACCCTCCTATTATGGGCTACAG GTGGGCTAAGGGTGGTGTGGTGCTGCAGGGTGCCAGGGAGAGCGTGTTCACCACAAAGGCCGACCACTCCTTCTTCACCGAGCCCGTCTCCTGTCTGGTTTTCAACGCCGTGGGAAAGACCAACGTCAGCATCCTGGTGGACGTTCACT TCGGTCCAATCCTGTTGGTGGAGCCGCAGCCAAAAACAGTTGATGTCGACTCTGATGTCACCCTCAACTGCAAATGGGCTGGAAACCCTCCGCTCACGCTCACCTGGTTCAAAAAGGGTTCAAACATG GTTCTGAGTAACAGCAACCAGCTGTATCTGAAGTCGGTGAGCCAGGCGGATGCCGGCCAGTATGTATGTAAGGCCATCGTCCCACGGATTGGAGTAGGAGAGACTGAGGTCACGCTCACAGTCAACG GTCCTCCCATCATCTCCAGTGATTCAGTCCAGTATGCAgtaagaggggagagaggagaggtgaagtGCTACATAGCCAGTACACCTCCTCCAGATAAGATT gtgtGGGCGTGGAAGGAGAACGTgtgggagaaggagaaggggacGCTCCTGGAGAGGTACACGGTGGAGCAGAGCAAACTGTCGGCCGAAGGCGGCGGAGTCCTCTCTACCCTCACCATCAACAACGTGATGGAGTCCGACTTCCTGTCCACCTACAACTGCACGGCTTGGAACTCATTCGGCCCCGGCACCATGATCATCACACTGGAGGAGACTG aGGAGGTCCCAGTGGGAATAATAGCTGGTGGGACAGTGGGCTCCACAATCCTCTTGTTCATCTTTCTGCTGGTCCTTGTTCTTATCTTCTACCGGCAGCGCAAAGGCA GTCGGCGCGGGGTCACGCTGGGTAAGCCCGACATCAAGGTGGAGACGATAAACAAGGAGACCCACAGCTTGGAGGAGGACTCCGGCAGCGTGTCCACGGCTTCGCGCATGGTCAAGGCCATGTACTCG TTTCTCCCCTCTGtgtccttctctccctccaatCAGCCCTTTAAAGATGACATAGAGCTCAAGTCCGACCTCCGCAGTGACACCCTGGACACCCGCCAGGAGTATGACCTAAAG gacCCCACCAATGGCTACTACAACGTGCGAGCCTCCACCCACGATGAAGGCCGCCCTGCGTCCCGCTCCACCATGCACTACTCCGACTACCGCTCCCCTGCGGGAACACCAGGGGGAGCTGCATCTATTAGCAGCAGTGCCGGCGGGTCGGGAGCCACGGCCAGCGGAGGAGCTCCCGGTCCCCCCGGACCCCTCACCTCCCCTGGCCGACCCCAGGCCTGCTACGACCCCCGGCCCCCATCCAGACTGTCCCACATCAGCTACGCCCAGTTCAACACCTTCACCCGTGGGGGCCAGAGCCAGCAGCCCCCGGCCAACCCCGCGCCCACAGCCAGCGACTTCCCAGGCGACTGCAGCCTCCTGGACTCTACTTCTCAGCTGGCCTACGACAACTACGGATACCCCTCACATTACCAGACCTACCGCATGGGTTTCGCCCCGTCCAGCTTGGCCCCGCTGGAGGCTGGCCCATCCTATGAGATGTACGGGGTGGGATCTGGGGTGGGATCTGGGGTGGGATCTGGGGTGGGGGGCCCCGGTGTCGGGGTCGGTCCCGGGGGCCCGGCTCCCTCGGGATCAGAGACTGGACTAGGGAAGTACGGCAGCTCCACTCGCTTCTCCTACACCTCGCAACACTCTGACTACTCCCACAGccgacacacacagaggatgcaGACTCACGTGTGA